From one Acidibrevibacterium fodinaquatile genomic stretch:
- the rbfA gene encoding 30S ribosome-binding factor RbfA, whose translation MKRAGSSPRQLRVAEEIRHVLAALFARGEFRDPELAAARITITEVRITPDLKAARVFFARLGRADGAALLPALAHVQPFLRAQVANAMRLKFAPRLHFEVDTSLDYAAEINALLHSPAVARDLG comes from the coding sequence ATGAAGCGCGCCGGATCCAGCCCGCGGCAATTGCGGGTGGCGGAAGAGATCCGCCACGTGCTCGCGGCTCTCTTCGCGCGCGGCGAGTTTCGCGACCCCGAGCTCGCCGCCGCGCGGATCACCATCACCGAAGTGCGCATCACCCCTGATCTCAAAGCGGCGAGAGTGTTCTTCGCGCGCCTCGGCCGCGCCGACGGCGCCGCCCTGCTGCCGGCTCTGGCGCATGTCCAGCCTTTCCTGCGCGCCCAGGTTGCGAACGCCATGCGGCTCAAATTCGCGCCGAGGCTGCATTTCGAGGTCGATACCTCGCTCGATTACGCGGCGGAGATCAACGCTCTCCTCCACTCGCCCGCGGTGGCCCGCGATCTCGGCTGA